From a single Sebastes umbrosus isolate fSebUmb1 chromosome 17, fSebUmb1.pri, whole genome shotgun sequence genomic region:
- the drd1b gene encoding dopamine receptor D1b has translation MDQNFSTVRDGKQLLPERDSSKRVLTGCFLSLLIFTTLLGNTLVCAAVTKFRHLRSKVTNFFVISLAISDLLVAILVMPWKAATEIVGFWPFGAFCNVWVAFDIMCSTASILNLCVISVDRYWAISSPFRYERKMTPKVACLMISVAWTLSVLISFIPVQLNWHKAQTTSYAELNGTYIGDLTPDNCDSSLNRTYAISSSLISFYIPVAIMIVIYTRIYRIAQKQIRRISALERAAESAKNRHSSMGNSSSIECESSFKMSFKRETKVLKTLSVIMGVFVCCWLPFFILNCMVPFCEPNLPDGATDFPCISSTTFDVFVWFGWANSSLNPIIYAFNADFRKAFSILLGCHRLCPGSNAIEIVSINNNMGAPTSNPNCQYQPKSHIPKEGNHLASYVIPHSILCQEEELQKKDGEVEVGMVNNALEKLSPAISGNLDSDTEVTLEKINPITQNGQHKNVSC, from the coding sequence atggATCAGAATTTCTCAACGGTTCGAGATGGAAAGCAGCTGCTGCCGGAGCGAGACTCGTCCAAACGCGTGCTGACGGGAtgcttcctctccctcctcatctTCACCACGCTGCTAGGCAACACGCTCGTGTGCGCCGCCGTCACCAAGTTCCGGCACCTGAGGTCGAAGGTCACCAACTTCTTCGTCATCTCGCTGGCCATCTCGGACCTCCTGGTGGCCATCTTGGTCATGCCGTGGAAGGCGGCGACCGAGATCGTGGGGTTCTGGCCTTTCGGCGCCTTCTGCAACGTGTGGGTGGCGTTCGACATCATGTGCTCCACCGCTTCCATCTTGAACCTGTGTGTGATTAGTGTAGACCGTTACTGGGCCATCTCGAGCCCGTTCCGCTACGAACGCAAGATGACCCCGAAAGTGGCTTGTCTGATGATCAGCGTGGCGTGGACCCTGTCAGTCCTCATCTCTTTCATTCCTGTTCAGCTCAACTGGCACAAAGCTCAGACCACCAGCTACGCTGAGCTAAACGGGACGTACATCGGCGACCTGACCCCTGACAACTGCGACTCCAGCCTTAACAGGACCTAcgccatctcctcctccctcatcaGCTTCTACATCCCCGTGGCTATCATGATCGTCATCTACACCCGGATCTACCGCATCGCCCAAAAACAGATACGGAGAATATCCGCCCTGGAGCGGGCGGCGGAGAGTGCCAAAAACCGCCACAGCAGCATGGGGAATAGTTCGAGCATAGAGTGCGAGAGCTCATTCAAAATGTCGTTCAAGCGAGAAACCAAAGTGTTAAAGACGCTCTCGGTCATCATgggagtgtttgtgtgctgcTGGTTGCCCTTCTTCATCCTGAACTGCATGGTTCCGTTCTGCGAGCCCAACTTGCCGGACGGCGCCACGGACTTCCCCTGCATCAGCTCCACCACCTTCGACGTGTTCGTGTGGTTTGGCTGGGCGAACTCCTCGCTCAACCCCATCATCTATGCCTTCAACGCCGACTTCCGCAAGGCCTTCTCCATCCTCCTGGGCTGCCACCGGCTGTGCCCGGGGAGCAACGCCATCGAGATCgtcagcatcaacaacaacatgggCGCCCCTACCTCGAACCCCAACTGTCAGTATCAGCCCAAGAGTCACATCCCGAAGGAGGGCAACCATTTGGCCAGCTACGTGATCCCCCACAGCATCCTGTGTCAGGAGGAGGAGTTACAGAAGAAGGACGGCGAGGTCGAGGTGGGCATGGTAAACAACGCCCTGGAGAAACTCTCCCCGGCCATTTCTGGGAATTTAGACAGCGATACTGAGGTCACGCTGGAAAAGATCAATCCCATAACACAGAACGGACAGCATAAAAACGTGTCATGTTGA